From Alcaligenes faecalis, the proteins below share one genomic window:
- a CDS encoding tRNA threonylcarbamoyladenosine dehydratase, whose product MTEQHNMDAERRFGGLDRLYGAGARERLAAAHVMVAGIGGVGTWAVEALARSAVGRITLIDLDNIAESNINRQLPALDSTLGMAKIEAMAQRIAQINPHCQLQLIEDFVTEDNAASLMEQRPDVFLDCTDQASAKIALILQAKRCKVPLLSCGGAGGKTDPLSLRRGDLSVARHDALLGKLRQILRKQHGFARGSDAQGRALKRVSRMGVDCLWFEQETRLPQNWTQAEDGALQGLACAGYGSGVTITASMGMQAADYALNRILNQ is encoded by the coding sequence ATGACAGAGCAGCACAACATGGATGCCGAACGCCGCTTCGGTGGTTTGGATCGTTTGTATGGAGCCGGAGCGCGTGAGCGTCTGGCGGCCGCCCATGTGATGGTGGCGGGTATCGGGGGCGTAGGCACCTGGGCGGTGGAGGCTTTGGCCCGTTCTGCTGTGGGCCGGATTACCTTGATTGATCTGGATAATATTGCCGAATCCAATATCAACCGCCAACTGCCTGCTCTGGACAGCACCCTGGGCATGGCCAAGATTGAAGCCATGGCCCAGCGCATTGCGCAGATCAATCCACACTGCCAGCTGCAATTGATTGAGGACTTTGTTACCGAGGACAATGCAGCCAGCCTGATGGAGCAGCGTCCCGATGTGTTTCTGGATTGTACCGACCAGGCCAGCGCCAAGATCGCCCTGATCTTGCAGGCCAAGCGTTGCAAGGTGCCGCTGTTGAGTTGTGGTGGGGCAGGTGGCAAGACCGACCCGCTGAGCTTGCGCCGGGGAGATTTGTCGGTGGCACGCCATGATGCGTTACTGGGCAAGCTGCGTCAGATTCTGCGCAAGCAGCATGGCTTCGCGCGTGGCAGCGATGCCCAGGGCCGTGCCCTGAAGCGTGTGTCCCGCATGGGGGTGGATTGCTTGTGGTTCGAGCAGGAAACCCGCCTGCCACAAAACTGGACCCAGGCTGAAGACGGTGCCCTGCAAGGGTTGGCCTGTGCAGGCTATGGCTCCGGAGTGACGATTACGGCCAGCATGGGGATGCAGGCCGCCGACTACGCCTTAAACCGGATTCTGAACCAGTAA
- a CDS encoding aminotransferase class IV produces MSQSKPELIETLRVDADGQIPLLELHLERVARSCAELGYDWDAQTWLQAMHTALGQAPVNTPLRLRILWNAKASAKAEAQALAALEGPLQLCLSKTPLPAQDPLLSHKTTHRPWYQDAAALLEKHPQLFDVIFLDTQSRVCEGSRSNIYIQDEQGHWWTPPAQGWLLPGVQRQALLNGGLARETELFLDDLLHARAIRVSNALRGWQNALLVQNPV; encoded by the coding sequence ATGAGCCAAAGCAAACCTGAATTGATAGAAACCTTGCGGGTAGACGCGGACGGCCAGATCCCCCTGCTGGAACTGCACCTGGAACGCGTGGCGCGCAGTTGCGCGGAACTGGGCTACGACTGGGACGCCCAGACCTGGCTGCAAGCCATGCATACGGCGCTGGGCCAGGCTCCCGTCAATACTCCCTTGCGGCTACGCATTCTATGGAACGCAAAAGCCAGTGCGAAGGCCGAGGCACAGGCCTTGGCCGCTCTGGAAGGGCCATTGCAACTGTGCCTGTCCAAGACCCCTCTGCCAGCTCAGGATCCGCTGCTTTCCCACAAGACCACGCATCGCCCCTGGTATCAGGACGCCGCTGCCCTGCTGGAAAAGCATCCCCAACTCTTTGATGTGATTTTTCTGGATACGCAAAGCCGGGTTTGCGAAGGCAGCCGCAGCAATATCTATATCCAGGATGAGCAGGGTCATTGGTGGACACCACCCGCACAAGGCTGGCTCCTGCCTGGCGTGCAACGACAGGCGCTTCTGAATGGCGGTCTGGCCCGTGAAACGGAGCTTTTTCTGGATGACTTGCTGCATGCACGGGCGATTCGTGTTTCGAACGCCCTGCGCGGCTGGCAGAACGCCTTACTGGTTCAGAATCCGGTTTAA
- the pabB gene encoding aminodeoxychorismate synthase component I, whose protein sequence is MYGRFEDRLKGYALEMQGYLGHIQARSPEDLSTAFEKIEQARQAGHWVALALDYELAELFEPRLPAREAATHAPLNALVFEQAQEVALWDGQAKPELKVSLQISQQDYRDALAQVQQGLQAGDFYQINYTMPLSIQTGMAPRDLYTALASRHPVAYAAYLDLGDRHILSLSPELFLEKRGSTVRTRPMKGTRPRDTDPVQDQKNAQELQSSLKDRAENLMIVDLLRNDLGQVARTGTVQTTSLFDVEQYASVWTMTSSIQAEVDPDCSLETLLRALFPCGSITGAPKLAAMQCIRQLETQRRGIYCGSVGYLSPQGDLSLNVSIRSLELDNHGQGRFGVGGGIVLDSDPDQEWLECLWKARVLQAPVTLT, encoded by the coding sequence ATGTATGGCCGATTTGAAGACAGACTAAAAGGCTATGCGCTGGAAATGCAGGGCTACCTGGGCCATATCCAGGCTCGTAGCCCTGAAGACTTAAGTACTGCTTTTGAAAAAATCGAACAGGCTCGACAGGCCGGTCACTGGGTGGCCCTGGCACTGGACTACGAACTGGCCGAGCTGTTCGAACCCCGTCTGCCTGCTCGAGAGGCGGCGACCCATGCTCCCCTGAACGCGCTGGTGTTTGAGCAGGCGCAGGAAGTGGCTTTATGGGATGGTCAGGCAAAGCCCGAGTTGAAAGTCAGCCTGCAAATCAGTCAGCAAGACTATCGGGATGCTCTGGCCCAGGTTCAGCAAGGCTTGCAAGCCGGGGATTTTTACCAGATCAACTACACCATGCCGCTGAGCATTCAAACCGGCATGGCACCGCGTGATCTCTATACCGCACTGGCCAGCCGTCACCCGGTAGCCTACGCTGCGTATCTGGATTTGGGTGATCGTCATATCCTGTCGCTTTCGCCTGAACTGTTTCTGGAAAAACGTGGCAGCACCGTTCGGACCCGCCCCATGAAAGGCACACGCCCGCGCGATACCGACCCTGTTCAAGATCAGAAAAACGCCCAGGAGCTGCAAAGCAGCCTGAAAGACCGGGCTGAAAACCTGATGATTGTGGATTTGCTGCGCAACGATCTGGGTCAGGTAGCCCGCACCGGCACTGTACAAACCACCAGCCTGTTCGATGTAGAGCAATATGCCTCGGTCTGGACCATGACCTCCAGCATTCAGGCAGAGGTAGATCCAGACTGCAGCCTGGAGACCCTGCTGCGCGCCCTGTTCCCCTGTGGTTCGATTACCGGCGCCCCCAAGCTGGCCGCCATGCAATGCATACGTCAGCTGGAAACGCAGCGACGCGGTATTTACTGCGGCTCGGTGGGTTATCTCAGCCCCCAGGGCGATCTGTCCCTGAATGTCAGCATCCGCAGTCTGGAACTGGACAATCACGGCCAAGGAAGGTTTGGCGTGGGCGGTGGCATTGTGCTGGACTCGGACCCGGACCAGGAATGGTTGGAGTGCTTGTGGAAAGCACGTGTCTTGCAGGCCCCTGTAACACTGACTTAA